The Candidatus Edwardsbacteria bacterium DNA segment GTTGTCATTTCAATATCACAATTTTCTGGGTGACCGTTTCCTTTTGAAATTTTGCCCTACAAAAATATATCCCGCTGGAAACAGCGTTACCCTGATTATTATCGCCAAGCCAAATTACTTCTTGTCTACCCGTCCTGACGGTTCCGTTAATCAGGGTTTTAACCGTTTGACCGTATATGTTGCAAACCTCTAAATATAAATGATCGTTTTGGGGAACATGATACACGATCTTGGCCTGCTGATTGGCTGGATTGGGAAACCCTGCCTGCAGTTTGAATTTGTTGGTGTTGTTAACAACTGGAACCTCATAGTTTGAAACACCTAATGCAGTAGTTCCGCTAAAATCCCAGGCAAACCAGCTGGGATGTCCTTCGGCATCAAAACCGCGGACCGTTATATGATATGTGCTCTCCGTTTGCAAACCTTCCAATGTATCGCTTAGCCCGTAGACTGTGACACTGTCGAACACACCAGAAGTTAATCCGTAATAGATCTTATAATAGCTGACGTCCGGCTCCGGTAGGGCCTCCCAGGAAACCAACAGCCTTTCGCCATCGCCCAGACTAAGAATGGACAAACTTTCTACCGGAGACGGATAAAGGTTGAAAACCGCCATCCCGGCTACCATTGTGCGGACGCTTTTCTCCAGAAAAGCAGGATTTAAAACGCCAGCGGTATCGTTGGCTGTATGATAATATGGGTTTATCGTGCACCCGCATTCATTTATCTCCAAAGAAGGAAAATTATAGGACATAAACGCAAATGCATTAGGAGCCCCTTTAATTCCAGAAAACCAAATCCATGCTGAATAAATTAGTAGCGCTGGCACATATTTTAATCCTATTTTTTTAACCGTTTCCGATAATGCATAACTACCCGTGGTATCATCCCTGAAATATTGAAAACTAAGCCCCCCTGTGACTTCATACCCGATCATATCGCAGTCAATCATGGCATCGATTTTCCAATTCAAGCTGTCGGCTAAACGGGCATAATGCAGGGCACCTTGCCCAATTCCGGTCTCCTCAGCCCCAAATCCGATAAACTCAAAGGTTTTATCCCAGGTTTTATCTTTGAAGATCCTGGCGGCCTCCATAGCAGCCGCTACCCCGCTGGCATCATCATCAGCGCCAGGAGCTGCAACATAAGGGTCAGTATAAGAAACCGGATAGTTGACAGCATCCCGGTGCCCGGATAGCATTAATATATTCTGTGGCAACAAAACGCCAGCTTTCCGGCCTATTATATTATACTCATAACCACTGTCTGACACGCTCTGCAGCCAGAAACTGTCTTTAATGGCTGTATAACCCCAATGGCTATACTTTTGCATTAACCAATCTGCAGCCGCATAACTGCTGTCGGTAAGCACAAAACGCGTGTTTAATTTCCCTTGATCCCTGATATACCCCATAACTGAATCAATGTTAACCGAATCAACCAACGCCTGAATTTGAGGGTCATATGGCAGTTCCAACCCGGCAAAGGGAATCCGCGCAGCAAAGACTTGACCGCAAAAAGTAAATAAAGCTAACAAAATAAATAATGTTAAGCTTTTCACTTTTTTCATCGGCCAGACTCCTTTTTGCAATTTGCCTTGTTAGGCTCTCGTTATATAGTCCCGATATTTATGCCCTCTCCCCAACCCCTCTCCTAATTAATTAGAAGCGGGACGCCGCCAGGCTAAGTGAGGTCGTTTTTATTCCAGTTCCTTCACCGTCTTGTTGCGGATGGTCATCAGTTTGGACTTGGGCATCGCCCCCTGCCGGCCGAAAGCGTACTGCCCCGAGGCTCCCTCGCTGGAGTTCTCGGCCAGGGCCAGGGCCTTCTGCAGGTCCTCCCGGGAGGAGGCCCCCTTCTGCAGGGCGGCTAGCATCACCTTGGCCCCGTCGTAGGCCTGGGCCGACAGCTTGGTCGGCGCCTTGCCGTAAGCTTTCTTGTAACTCTCCTCGAATCTGGCCGCCGCCAGGGCCAGGCTGGATCCGGAGGACAGGGTGGCGAAGATGGCCCCTTCCACGTAGGTCCCGCCCTTGGAGGTGACCTTGGGATCGCCCCAGCCATCGGAGCCCAGCAGCTGAACCTTAAGCTGATTATAGACCAGCTGCGGCGCGATCATGATTATATCATTGGGCATGGCCGGGATGAAAACCGCCTGCACCATGCCGGCCTTCAGGGTCTCGGCCTGGGCCTTGAAGTCGGTGGTGCCCGGCTCATAGGTAACCGAGACCGCCACTTTGGCCCCCAGGGTCCTGGCCTGCTGGACAAAGGCCTCGGCCACCGCCGCCCAGCCGGGATCGTTGGGGTACATCACTCCCAGCGTTTTCATTCCCAGCTTCTTCACCGCGCAATCGGCCAGGGCCGCCCCCTGCCAGCTGATGCTCTGGCTCAGCTGGAATATATATGGCCCCAAGGTGGAGATCCTCTCCTCCGAGGCGGTGGGCGACAGGAACGGCACGGCCTTGAGATTGGCCACCCCGGCCGCCGCACTGGTGGGACCGGACAGCACCTCGCCGATGATCCCGATCACCTGGCTGGTGTCGCTCAGCCGGATGGTGGCCTTGATGGCGTCGATGATGTCTCCCTTGGTGTCCTCGGTGAGCAGCTTGACCTTATTGGTGGTGGCTTTGTTGTATTCGGTGAAGGCCAGGCTGACCCCTTCTTTGACCGCGGTGCCGTATTCGCCATAGCGCCCGGACAACGGCACGATCAGGCCCACCTTATGCCCGGCGTCGCCCATCGGCACCACCGGCTTGTTGTCCTTTATGGAGGCCAGGACCTGCCTGGCCAGCCCGGCCTCCTGGCTGGCGGGGTATTTTTTTACGATCTCCTGTAGCAGCTTGAGGGCCTCGCTGTTGTTCCTGGCGTCCAGCTCCTTCTGGGCCAGCTTCAGCCCCAGGGCCGGGGCCGTCTCGGATTCGGGATATTTTCGGAAAAGTATCCGCAGCTGCCCGTCGGTAAGCCTCTCCTCGATCATGGCGGAAAGTGGCAGCAGCAGGGCTTCGCGCTCCTCGCCGGTCTTGGCGGCCTCCAGCCCCTCGATATATTGCTGTCCGGCCTTCAGGTGGTCCCCGCTGGTGAAATAGCAGTCGCCCAGCAGTTTCTTGGTCAGGGGATATTCCTTGGATTGGGGATATTTCTCGGCCAGCATCCAGCCGTTCTTAAGGGCCAGGTCCAGCTCGTTAAGATCGTAGCGGCTCTTGGCCGAAAGGTATATGGCCTCGGGGACATAATTGGAGCCGGGATATTTGGCCAGCATCTCCTGGGTGGCCGCCAGGGTCTCCTTTGGGTTGTGCTCCTGGTAAAGATTGCGGGCCTTTTTTATGAAGGCCTCGGCTCCGGCGTCCTGATCGTTGACCTGGGCAGTTTTGACATCATCCTTTTTAACCGGAGTTTTTTTGTCCACCGCCGGCTGCAACGTGGCGCAGGACACGGCAAAGGCGATCAAGAATAAAAGAGAAAGTCTTTTCATTATCATCTCCGCTAAATATATGAATCGCTGGATATTATTATTTAAAACACACCATTGTAAGTATAACAGCCCTTTATTTTTATGTCAACATCAAAAGACCGCTGCAGGTTCTACCTTTTCCTGCCGATGGCCCAATGCACCGGCATTATCATCCATTTTTCTTTAGGGTTTTTTTTGATCGATACCAATTCATCGGCCGGGAATCCCAGCTTTCCCAACAGCTCCCATTCCTGATGGAACATTTTCTGGTTTTCCCGGAAGGCAACCTTGTCATTTGCCGACCCCGTTTCCACTTTCAGCCCGACCCCGGAGAAAATGTCTTTCAATTTTCCGCCGATATCGGGATCGGCACCTTTTTCCCTCAAATCATCCGATAGGAATTCTTTGATGCCTGAATGAGTGTCCGGATGGTCGATCCTTTTCGAGTAATCCGGCTCGGCCAGCGCCGCCAATTTCCCGCCCTTTTTTAGGACTCTCCGGCACTCATTGCATACGACATCGGGCCGCCCGGCCCACAGCCAAAAATAATGGGTGATTATCAGGTCAACTGATTCATCGCCCAGAGGAAGTTTTTCGGCACTGCCAGACAGCCACAGCAGCCTTTTATTTGACGTACGCTCCCGGGCAAACATCAGGGCCGGTTCATCATTATCCAGCCCGAAGACATCAGAATCAGTGCGGTCAGCCAGCTCTCCGGCGATCACCCCGGTGCCGCAGCCGAGCTCCAGGATCTTCCTGCACCGGGCTATCCCAAGCCGGCGGTAAAGATGGAATCTTAAGGCCCGGGTCCATTCCGCCTGCCGGACATAGCGCTGGTTCCACCAGGCCAGATCGGAACCGCTTAAATTTCTTGACAAAGCATTATCCATATAATATCATGTTTTACTGTCTGGCCTTCCCTAAATATGTCATTGTGGGGATCGCTGATATTCGGCCAACGAAGCAATCCATATTATACCAAAAAACGTCCGAACAATAAACCGAAAGAGCGATATATTTATGAAGATCAAAATAACGATGTTTCTGCTGGCCTTCATCATATTGGCCGGACTGGCCCAGGCCCAGGATTACGGCTTCACCTTGCCCCGCAACGCATCTTGGCTGGTGGTCAACTCCGAGGGCCAGGCCGACCTTTACTACGAGCTGACCTTCGTCTGCGATCCGGGCGCCCATGCCATAGACATTGTTGATATCGGAATGCCCAACGGCAGCTATCAGCTGGGCGGGGCCATGGCCCGGATCGGCCAGACAGAGCTGGAGGACATCCGGGTCTCGGAATACGTCAAGCCTTACGGGGTTGAGGTCCACCTGGGCCCCAGGGCAATCCGGCCGGGCGACTCCGCCACGCTGTTCTTCAACATCCACCTGGAGAAACTGCTGTATCGGGACTCACAGGACCCGGATTATGTCTCCTTTGAATTCTCACCCACCTGGTACGGCTCCAAATATGTCCGCGGCTCCACCCGGTTGGAATGCAATTTTTCTTTCCCGCCCGGCATGAGCCCGGATGAGCCCCGCTATCACCAAAAACAGTTCACCGAAGCCTGGCTGGACACCGTCGAAAATACTGTGGTCTACCGCTGGGTGTTGGAGAGCGCCGATCCCGACCGGCAGTACACCTTCGGGGCCTCGTTCCCGGCCAAGCATGTGCCCAAGGAGGCCATTGAACAGCCGACCCCCTTCTGGCAGAAGATGATCGGCGGCATTGCCGGATTCATCTTTGGAATCTTCAAATTCTTCTTCAGCACCATCGTCTTCTGG contains these protein-coding regions:
- a CDS encoding M20/M25/M40 family metallo-hydrolase, with amino-acid sequence MKKVKSLTLFILLALFTFCGQVFAARIPFAGLELPYDPQIQALVDSVNIDSVMGYIRDQGKLNTRFVLTDSSYAAADWLMQKYSHWGYTAIKDSFWLQSVSDSGYEYNIIGRKAGVLLPQNILMLSGHRDAVNYPVSYTDPYVAAPGADDDASGVAAAMEAARIFKDKTWDKTFEFIGFGAEETGIGQGALHYARLADSLNWKIDAMIDCDMIGYEVTGGLSFQYFRDDTTGSYALSETVKKIGLKYVPALLIYSAWIWFSGIKGAPNAFAFMSYNFPSLEINECGCTINPYYHTANDTAGVLNPAFLEKSVRTMVAGMAVFNLYPSPVESLSILSLGDGERLLVSWEALPEPDVSYYKIYYGLTSGVFDSVTVYGLSDTLEGLQTESTYHITVRGFDAEGHPSWFAWDFSGTTALGVSNYEVPVVNNTNKFKLQAGFPNPANQQAKIVYHVPQNDHLYLEVCNIYGQTVKTLINGTVRTGRQEVIWLGDNNQGNAVSSGIYFCRAKFQKETVTQKIVILK
- a CDS encoding penicillin-binding protein activator; amino-acid sequence: MKRLSLLFLIAFAVSCATLQPAVDKKTPVKKDDVKTAQVNDQDAGAEAFIKKARNLYQEHNPKETLAATQEMLAKYPGSNYVPEAIYLSAKSRYDLNELDLALKNGWMLAEKYPQSKEYPLTKKLLGDCYFTSGDHLKAGQQYIEGLEAAKTGEEREALLLPLSAMIEERLTDGQLRILFRKYPESETAPALGLKLAQKELDARNNSEALKLLQEIVKKYPASQEAGLARQVLASIKDNKPVVPMGDAGHKVGLIVPLSGRYGEYGTAVKEGVSLAFTEYNKATTNKVKLLTEDTKGDIIDAIKATIRLSDTSQVIGIIGEVLSGPTSAAAGVANLKAVPFLSPTASEERISTLGPYIFQLSQSISWQGAALADCAVKKLGMKTLGVMYPNDPGWAAVAEAFVQQARTLGAKVAVSVTYEPGTTDFKAQAETLKAGMVQAVFIPAMPNDIIMIAPQLVYNQLKVQLLGSDGWGDPKVTSKGGTYVEGAIFATLSSGSSLALAAARFEESYKKAYGKAPTKLSAQAYDGAKVMLAALQKGASSREDLQKALALAENSSEGASGQYAFGRQGAMPKSKLMTIRNKTVKELE
- a CDS encoding class I SAM-dependent methyltransferase, which translates into the protein MSRNLSGSDLAWWNQRYVRQAEWTRALRFHLYRRLGIARCRKILELGCGTGVIAGELADRTDSDVFGLDNDEPALMFARERTSNKRLLWLSGSAEKLPLGDESVDLIITHYFWLWAGRPDVVCNECRRVLKKGGKLAALAEPDYSKRIDHPDTHSGIKEFLSDDLREKGADPDIGGKLKDIFSGVGLKVETGSANDKVAFRENQKMFHQEWELLGKLGFPADELVSIKKNPKEKWMIMPVHWAIGRKR